One genomic region from Quercus robur chromosome 4, dhQueRobu3.1, whole genome shotgun sequence encodes:
- the LOC126722010 gene encoding exopolygalacturonase-like: MGENLSIVTISLLLFLASTNAVQVFDIKSYGGQPNADITQALTKAWTAACAVAGSKVVISTGTYKLGLVTLLGPCKGAIEFNLQGTLEAPSDVASFKGKDFWVSFQHIDSLTVSGGGVFDGKGQTAWQKNNCDQDSDCKMLPTSIRFDFVTNSIVSDIQSKDSKAFHINVYGCKSLQIQDVTITAPGNSPNTDGIHIGHSSSITISNAKVGTGDDCISIGDGTQGVTINQVTCGPGHGISVGSLGKYENEQPVSGIRVIGGTLSSTTNGVRIKTWPASTPGTASDIHFENIVMNNVANPILIDQGYCPNGQCSSKSPSKVKISNVSFKNIRGTSSTKEAMKLICSSGVPCQQVVVADIDLAYKGAGGSTTSTCVNVKPAISGKQNPPACTTKQ, encoded by the exons atgggagagaatttgagcaTTGTAACAATTTCCTTGCTATTGTTTTTGGCATCCACCAATGCCGTGCAAGTCTTTGACATTAAATCATATGGAGGACAGCCTAATGCCGATATCACCCAG GCTTTGACGAAAGCTTGGACAGCTGCGTGCGCAGTAGCAGGaagtaaagttgtgatttcaaCAGGGACATACAAACTAGGTCTAGTGACTTTGTTAGGTCCATGCAAAGGTGCTATTGAGTTTAACCTTCAGGGTACCCTAGAGGCCCCATCAGACGTTGCCTCCTTCAAGGGTAAAGacttttgggtttcttttcaaCATATCGACAGTCTCACTGTGTCAGGTGGTGGAGTTTTTGATGGCAAAGGACAAACGgcatggcaaaaaaataattgtgacCAAGACTCCGACTGCAAAATGCTTCCTACC AGTATAAGGTTCGATTTTGTCACAAATTCAATAGTCAGTGACATTCAATCGAAGGACAGCAAAGCTTTCCACATAAACGTTTACGGATGTAAGAGCTTACAAATCCAAGATGTTACCATCACTGCACCCGGAAATAGCCCTAACACCGATGGAATCCACATTGGACATTCATCTAGCATCACCATCAGCAATGCCAAAGTTGGAACAGGTGACGATTGCATCTCCATTGGTGATGGAACCCAAGGTGTTACTATTAACCAAGTAACTTGTGGACCTGGCCATGGTATCAGCGTTGGAAGTCTTGGAAAGTACGAAAATGAACAACCAGTTTCAGGAATTAGAGTAATTGGTGGCACCCTTAGCAGTACAACGAATGGTGTTAGAATCAAAACATGGCCTGCTTCCACACCTGGAACTGCTTCAGATATACATTTCGAGAATATTGTCATGAACAATGTTGCCAATCCTATCCTCATTGATCAAGGCTACTGCCCAAATGGTCAATGCTCAAGCAAG TCTCCCTCGAAAGTTAAGATCAGCAATGTTAGCTTCAAGAACATTAGAGGCACTTCTTCAACAAAGGAAGCTATGAAGCTTATTTGTAGTAGCGGTGTACCATGTCAACAAGTGGTGGTTGCTGACATTGATCTCGCATACAAAGGCGCTGGAGGATCTACTACTTCCACTTGTGTTAATGTCAAGCCCGCCATTTCGGGCAAGCAGAATCCTCCTGCTTGTAccactaaacaataa